The sequence ACCGCTTCTTCAATCAACGTCGGCGAGTATTCCAGGAGAAATTTTATTTCAGCGTTTGTTTTCTGCTTCAACTTACAAGTTCATCCGTTGACTTACCATCTCCTGCTAAATCCTGAACATCGCCGCTAAATTCACAATCAAAACACTCGTCCACTTCAACGCTGGACCTGAGATGCAGCTTCTCCGAACCAGATTTTAATTCGAATCGAACACATTCTAATTGAATGAAGTTTTGCAGCAATCTACCGAGATTACCGTAAAATCCGCCCTGGTCTTCCTTTATACAAAGGTGACTAAATGTCGGAGTAAACCGCGCGAGGTGGTCTTTCAGAAAAGAGCGTTCAGCCTTCAGGGTTTCTTTCAACAATGCCGATTTTTCATTTTGTATCGCATATGCTTCTTTTCTTGTGAGAAAACACATGAATTCCAATTCACAGCTGATATGATCGATTCTCTCATGCTCGGCTACATTTAATTTTAGACCAAACGCAGTTAAAAATCCCGATATATCAGCCAGCTGATGCGGTTGTTGGAAGAGATTCTTATCGCCAAATTCTGTTTCGTACGGCGGTACACTCGAGCGTGCGCTGTGACCGAACAAATTGTAATAGATACTTTTCAATTTATCTACCATCTCAGCATCTACTCTCATCGCAAGATTTGAGACATCCTCCACAAGATTCTCGTCAAATATTGAAACCAGCTCGGCAAAGAGCAAGTTCTGTTCATTCGATATTAGCCTTCTGACGGTCTCTTCAGTCGGAGGCCGGAATCCGAGAGTTAATGCCTCATATATTCCGCTTCTGCAAAGAGCAATTTCAGCGTCATTAGTATTTCTTCTATTTGTCATATCACTATCCTGTTTAAATTGAGTTAGCGTATTTTTTGGGTCTTTCGTAAACCGGTTCGTCAATAGTCGTACGGAAAAGTTCTGTACCGTCTTTGCCGTACGCAATGACCGTATCATTATAAATAATGACGGGTTTACCCCTGATAGTGCCTTCATAGATTTTAGGACCTTTCTCAAACTCGTAACTGAATATTATCCGGTTTGAACGCCTGAAGAGTTGTAACACTGCTAACAGCTCTCGGCTCGGATTCATATAATTTTCTATAGCCTGATCGACTCCGGGACCGAACATTTGTTTAAGATATTTCCTCGGCACCCATCTGGGTGGAATGTAATATCCATTTGGGGATGTTCCGAACTGCGGGTAAAGCGGAAGAGCCACTTTCGCTTCATGAACCATATAATACAACGGATTGTATCGATCTTTCTTCCAACTACCGTCGTTGTTCATCTTGACCAAACCCTGCATCCTCATCTGACCTATACAAGCCGCCATACAGCGTGTTTCCATAGGAGTTCCTTCGGACTCCGGATCGGATCCCTCAACGCGCGGATAACAGCCAACGCACTTTTCGGTGATTCGTGTATTGCCCCTGTACATCGCCTTTTTGTATGGACATGCTTCCACACATTTTCTATAACCGCGGCATTTTTCCTGATCAATTAAAACTATGCCGTCTTCCGGTCTCTTGTATATTGCCTCGCGGGGGCAAGCGGCAAGGCAAGCCGGATAACTGCAGTGATTACATATTCTCGCTAAATAGAAGAACCATGTTTTATGAGTTGGCAGTTCAACACCTTCCTTGTCCAGCTCGTTGACCTTTCCGAGTTTTCCTTGAGGGTTATCCTCATAAATATTCGGAGAATTCCACTCGTAATCTGCCGGAAGATAACCTAAAACACGCGAGCTGTTCGGCAGCAATCTCTTTTTGATAGCTTCAAAGATCGTCTTTCCTTCAAATCTGTATTTTCCGTTTCTCTTCCTCCAGTTCTGTTTACCCGGATTAGCTTCCTCAAGAAGTTTGAGGATTTTCGCATCCCAAAATTGAGGATATCCGCCATACGGCTTGGTTTCCACATTAGCCCACCACATCTGTTCCTGTCCCTTGCTGAACGTCCATGTGGATTTGCAAGCCATCGTACACGTCTGACATGCGATGCAGCGGTTTATGTTGAATACGAATGCGAACTGGCGATCAGGATACGCTCCCACGTATGGATAATCCATTTCTCGATTTATCTGCCAATTTTTAACTTTAGGCACAGTACTCCTCCTTTTGCTGATAATTCGTTAAATATTTATATTTTCTCGATCTCATTTCTTATTCTTGATGTGGGTTGCTGTTGTTTACACGATCAATTATTCTGACGCTTCCCCACACAGAGATACATTCGTCTACGATAGTTTCGATCTCATTTTCTCCAAGCTGAAGATAAGCTCGGTGGGCTCCTGCATATTCGCTTTTACTGAATATTCCCATCAGTTTCTTTTTATCCATCCCAAGTCGAGCGAACTCTTCGGCAAAAACGTAAGCCATATCTTTCGCAGCGTCTTCATCAATTTCAAGCTCGACACCGACTAATACATTAGGATCGCTTGGATCCGGATCATTATAAGGCATACTTTCTCCTTCTATTCTTTCATGTCGATTAAACCACCGGCGATGTATCTCTTCATGAACTCGCTCTCATTGTCCGGCGTGAATCCTGTCGTAGCAGGTTGCCAAATTCCAAGCCCTCCCATCCCTCCGTCTTCAGCTTTTGTCACCTTCACAAGCGTTTCCTTCGGGACGGTGTTTACGGCATGATTGTCCGATTCACCTCCGAATATAAATCCCATGTAGGCTTTCGTTTTATGGAAAAGGGTATCAGTTTGGTGCATCGGCATATGCCAATTACGAGTTATTGACTGTTGCGAACCGTAACGCAGGTTCGCCTGATATCCCGTATTGGCGGACAACGCTCGTCCGTCAGGTCGTGATTCATGAGCTCTTACGCTTTTCTCCGTCGCGATGAACGGAGCATGCTTCATCATCACAATATTATATGGATAAGCGTGGCTATATTTTGCTCTCAACATACACCTTGAAACGCGGTAGAAGAAATCTCCCGGTTTGGCGCCTATATATGGTCTGTCGGCAGGATTTGCGTCTATGTAAACATAATCCCCATCTTCTATTCCAAGGTCACGCGCTGCCGCAGGATTAATATGGAGCTGATGCTCACCTACGCACGGTGACCGTTTGTCCAGTCTGTACGGATCGCCGAAATTTGAATCGTACAGCATATGCCAGTCAACGTTCGACCATCCACTGTGAACTCTGTGACGAGTCTTAGGCGTTAAACAATAAAATGTAAATCCTTTCTCCCAGAGGAAGTTCTTTGTCTTTCTCGCCTTCTTCCAGCTCATTTTAATGTTGCGTATAGTCCGATCATCCCAATGCTCTGCCTTTATCGAAATCCCGTAATCATCCGGACGTATGTATGGGTTTGAACTCACTATAACGTTCGGCAGGTA comes from Candidatus Neomarinimicrobiota bacterium and encodes:
- a CDS encoding molecular chaperone TorD family protein, with the translated sequence MTNRRNTNDAEIALCRSGIYEALTLGFRPPTEETVRRLISNEQNLLFAELVSIFDENLVEDVSNLAMRVDAEMVDKLKSIYYNLFGHSARSSVPPYETEFGDKNLFQQPHQLADISGFLTAFGLKLNVAEHERIDHISCELEFMCFLTRKEAYAIQNEKSALLKETLKAERSFLKDHLARFTPTFSHLCIKEDQGGFYGNLGRLLQNFIQLECVRFELKSGSEKLHLRSSVEVDECFDCEFSGDVQDLAGDGKSTDELVS
- a CDS encoding 4Fe-4S dicluster domain-containing protein, whose protein sequence is MPKVKNWQINREMDYPYVGAYPDRQFAFVFNINRCIACQTCTMACKSTWTFSKGQEQMWWANVETKPYGGYPQFWDAKILKLLEEANPGKQNWRKRNGKYRFEGKTIFEAIKKRLLPNSSRVLGYLPADYEWNSPNIYEDNPQGKLGKVNELDKEGVELPTHKTWFFYLARICNHCSYPACLAACPREAIYKRPEDGIVLIDQEKCRGYRKCVEACPYKKAMYRGNTRITEKCVGCYPRVEGSDPESEGTPMETRCMAACIGQMRMQGLVKMNNDGSWKKDRYNPLYYMVHEAKVALPLYPQFGTSPNGYYIPPRWVPRKYLKQMFGPGVDQAIENYMNPSRELLAVLQLFRRSNRIIFSYEFEKGPKIYEGTIRGKPVIIYNDTVIAYGKDGTELFRTTIDEPVYERPKKYANSI